From the genome of Motacilla alba alba isolate MOTALB_02 chromosome 13, Motacilla_alba_V1.0_pri, whole genome shotgun sequence, one region includes:
- the CLK4 gene encoding dual specificity protein kinase CLK4 isoform X4 produces MRGMHVAVKIVKNVGRYREAARSEIQVLEHLNNMDPSSNFRCVQMLEWFDHHGHVCIVFELLGLSTYDFIKENSFLPFHINDIRNMAYQICQSINFLHHNKLTHTDLKPENILFVESDYIVKYNAKMKRDERTLKNTDIKVVDFGSATFDDEHHSTLVSTRHYRAPEVILALGWSQPCDVWSIGCILIEYYLGFTVFQTHDSKEHLAMMERILGPLPTHMIKKSRKHYFHHDQLDWDEHSSAGRYVRRRCKPLKEFMHCQDTDHQSLFDLVRRMLEYDPAKRITLDEALQHPFFDPLNK; encoded by the exons AT GAGAGGAATGCATGTAGCAGttaaaatagtgaaaaatgTTGGTCGATACCGGGAGGCAGCCCGTTCAGAAATACAGGTGTTGGAACACTTGAACAACATGGATCCAAGCAGCAATTT CCGCTGTGTCCAGATGCTGGAGTGGTTTGATCACCATGGCCATGTCTGTATTGTTTTTGAGCTACTGGGACTCAGTACTTATGACTTTATTAAGGAAAACAGCTTTCTGCCATTTCATATTAATGACATTAGAAACATGGCCTATCAAATTTGTCAGTCTATAAACT TTCTACACCATAATAAACTAACTCACACAGATTTAAAGCCTGAAAATATCTTGTTTGTGGAGTCTGATTACATAGTGAAGTACAATGCCAAAATG AAACGAGATGAACGCACTTTGAAAAACACAGACATCAAAGTTGTTGATTTTGGAAGTGCGACTTTTGATGATGAGCATCATAGCACATTAGTGTCTACCAGACATTATAGAGCTCCTGAGGTTATTTTAG CACTGGGATGGTCTCAGCCTTGTGATGTGTGGAGTATTGGTTGTATTCTGATTGAGTATTACCTGGGATTTACAGTGTTTCAG ACTCATGATAGTAAAGAACACCTGGCAATGATGGAAAGAATACTGGGGCCTCTGCCCACTCACATGATTAAGAAATCCAG aaaacattattttcaccATGACCAGTTGGACTGGgatgagcacagctctgctggccgGTACGTCAGGAGACGCTGTAAGCCTCTGAAG gaattcATGCATTGCCAAGACACAGATCATCAAAGTCTCTTTGACCTTGTTCGCAGAATGCTGGAATATGACCCAGCCAAAAGAATTACTCTTGATGAAGCCTTGCAGCATCCTTTTTTTGatccattaaataaataa
- the CLK4 gene encoding dual specificity protein kinase CLK4 isoform X2 — translation MRHSKQSHCPEWDDRRSWDQRKHSSSRKRRKRSHSSGQESKHYKPSRISESHYLDDRAINERDHHDRRYVEEYRNDFCEVYDHRHYHRDYEKSHHHHYSKSSGRSRKSSHKRKHKRHHCSSHQSHSKSHRRKRSRSVEDDEEGHLICESGDVLRARYEIVATLGEGAFGKVVECIDHDMRGMHVAVKIVKNVGRYREAARSEIQVLEHLNNMDPSSNFRCVQMLEWFDHHGHVCIVFELLGLSTYDFIKENSFLPFHINDIRNMAYQICQSINFLHHNKLTHTDLKPENILFVESDYIVKYNAKMKRDERTLKNTDIKVVDFGSATFDDEHHSTLVSTRHYRAPEVILALGWSQPCDVWSIGCILIEYYLGFTVFQTHDSKEHLAMMERILGPLPTHMIKKSRKHYFHHDQLDWDEHSSAGRYVRRRCKPLKEFMHCQDTDHQSLFDLVRRMLEYDPAKRITLDEALQHPFFDPLNK, via the exons ATGAGGCATTCAAAGCAATCTCATTGTCCTGAGTGGGAcgacaggaggagctgggatcagaggaagcacagcagcagccgcaAGCGCAGAAAGAGGTCCCACAGCAGCGGCCAGGAGAGCAAGCACTATAAACCCAGTCGCATTTCAGAAAG tcaTTATTTGGACGATAGAGCCATAAATGAAAGAGACCATCATGACCGGAGATATGTTGAGGAATACAGAAATGACTTCTGTGAAGTGTATGACCACAGGCATTATCACAGAGACTATGAAAAGAGTCACCATCATCACTATAGCAAATCCTCTGGTCGGAGCAGGAAAAGTAGTCATAAAAGGAAGCATAAGAGACATCATTGCTCCAGTCACCAATCGCATTCG AAGAGTCACCGAAGGAAAAGATCCAGGAGTGTAGAGGATGATGAGGAGGGTCACCTGATCTGTGAAAGTGGAGACGTTCTAAGAGCAAGAT aTGAAATTGTTGCGACTTTAGGAGAAGGAGCTTTTGGAAAAGTAGTGGAGTGCATAGATCATGATAT GAGAGGAATGCATGTAGCAGttaaaatagtgaaaaatgTTGGTCGATACCGGGAGGCAGCCCGTTCAGAAATACAGGTGTTGGAACACTTGAACAACATGGATCCAAGCAGCAATTT CCGCTGTGTCCAGATGCTGGAGTGGTTTGATCACCATGGCCATGTCTGTATTGTTTTTGAGCTACTGGGACTCAGTACTTATGACTTTATTAAGGAAAACAGCTTTCTGCCATTTCATATTAATGACATTAGAAACATGGCCTATCAAATTTGTCAGTCTATAAACT TTCTACACCATAATAAACTAACTCACACAGATTTAAAGCCTGAAAATATCTTGTTTGTGGAGTCTGATTACATAGTGAAGTACAATGCCAAAATG AAACGAGATGAACGCACTTTGAAAAACACAGACATCAAAGTTGTTGATTTTGGAAGTGCGACTTTTGATGATGAGCATCATAGCACATTAGTGTCTACCAGACATTATAGAGCTCCTGAGGTTATTTTAG CACTGGGATGGTCTCAGCCTTGTGATGTGTGGAGTATTGGTTGTATTCTGATTGAGTATTACCTGGGATTTACAGTGTTTCAG ACTCATGATAGTAAAGAACACCTGGCAATGATGGAAAGAATACTGGGGCCTCTGCCCACTCACATGATTAAGAAATCCAG aaaacattattttcaccATGACCAGTTGGACTGGgatgagcacagctctgctggccgGTACGTCAGGAGACGCTGTAAGCCTCTGAAG gaattcATGCATTGCCAAGACACAGATCATCAAAGTCTCTTTGACCTTGTTCGCAGAATGCTGGAATATGACCCAGCCAAAAGAATTACTCTTGATGAAGCCTTGCAGCATCCTTTTTTTGatccattaaataaataa
- the CLK4 gene encoding dual specificity protein kinase CLK4 isoform X1, which translates to MYLFEQRIPAPNIQQEKLWEMRHSKQSHCPEWDDRRSWDQRKHSSSRKRRKRSHSSGQESKHYKPSRISESHYLDDRAINERDHHDRRYVEEYRNDFCEVYDHRHYHRDYEKSHHHHYSKSSGRSRKSSHKRKHKRHHCSSHQSHSKSHRRKRSRSVEDDEEGHLICESGDVLRARYEIVATLGEGAFGKVVECIDHDMRGMHVAVKIVKNVGRYREAARSEIQVLEHLNNMDPSSNFRCVQMLEWFDHHGHVCIVFELLGLSTYDFIKENSFLPFHINDIRNMAYQICQSINFLHHNKLTHTDLKPENILFVESDYIVKYNAKMKRDERTLKNTDIKVVDFGSATFDDEHHSTLVSTRHYRAPEVILALGWSQPCDVWSIGCILIEYYLGFTVFQTHDSKEHLAMMERILGPLPTHMIKKSRKHYFHHDQLDWDEHSSAGRYVRRRCKPLKEFMHCQDTDHQSLFDLVRRMLEYDPAKRITLDEALQHPFFDPLNK; encoded by the exons ATGTACCTGTTTGAACAAAGAATTCCTGCACCTAACATCCAGCAAGAgaagctg TGGGAGATGAGGCATTCAAAGCAATCTCATTGTCCTGAGTGGGAcgacaggaggagctgggatcagaggaagcacagcagcagccgcaAGCGCAGAAAGAGGTCCCACAGCAGCGGCCAGGAGAGCAAGCACTATAAACCCAGTCGCATTTCAGAAAG tcaTTATTTGGACGATAGAGCCATAAATGAAAGAGACCATCATGACCGGAGATATGTTGAGGAATACAGAAATGACTTCTGTGAAGTGTATGACCACAGGCATTATCACAGAGACTATGAAAAGAGTCACCATCATCACTATAGCAAATCCTCTGGTCGGAGCAGGAAAAGTAGTCATAAAAGGAAGCATAAGAGACATCATTGCTCCAGTCACCAATCGCATTCG AAGAGTCACCGAAGGAAAAGATCCAGGAGTGTAGAGGATGATGAGGAGGGTCACCTGATCTGTGAAAGTGGAGACGTTCTAAGAGCAAGAT aTGAAATTGTTGCGACTTTAGGAGAAGGAGCTTTTGGAAAAGTAGTGGAGTGCATAGATCATGATAT GAGAGGAATGCATGTAGCAGttaaaatagtgaaaaatgTTGGTCGATACCGGGAGGCAGCCCGTTCAGAAATACAGGTGTTGGAACACTTGAACAACATGGATCCAAGCAGCAATTT CCGCTGTGTCCAGATGCTGGAGTGGTTTGATCACCATGGCCATGTCTGTATTGTTTTTGAGCTACTGGGACTCAGTACTTATGACTTTATTAAGGAAAACAGCTTTCTGCCATTTCATATTAATGACATTAGAAACATGGCCTATCAAATTTGTCAGTCTATAAACT TTCTACACCATAATAAACTAACTCACACAGATTTAAAGCCTGAAAATATCTTGTTTGTGGAGTCTGATTACATAGTGAAGTACAATGCCAAAATG AAACGAGATGAACGCACTTTGAAAAACACAGACATCAAAGTTGTTGATTTTGGAAGTGCGACTTTTGATGATGAGCATCATAGCACATTAGTGTCTACCAGACATTATAGAGCTCCTGAGGTTATTTTAG CACTGGGATGGTCTCAGCCTTGTGATGTGTGGAGTATTGGTTGTATTCTGATTGAGTATTACCTGGGATTTACAGTGTTTCAG ACTCATGATAGTAAAGAACACCTGGCAATGATGGAAAGAATACTGGGGCCTCTGCCCACTCACATGATTAAGAAATCCAG aaaacattattttcaccATGACCAGTTGGACTGGgatgagcacagctctgctggccgGTACGTCAGGAGACGCTGTAAGCCTCTGAAG gaattcATGCATTGCCAAGACACAGATCATCAAAGTCTCTTTGACCTTGTTCGCAGAATGCTGGAATATGACCCAGCCAAAAGAATTACTCTTGATGAAGCCTTGCAGCATCCTTTTTTTGatccattaaataaataa
- the CLK4 gene encoding dual specificity protein kinase CLK4 isoform X3, whose protein sequence is MYLFEQRIPAPNIQQEKLWEMRHSKQSHCPEWDDRRSWDQRKHSSSRKRRKRSHSSGQESKHYKPSRISERRGMHVAVKIVKNVGRYREAARSEIQVLEHLNNMDPSSNFRCVQMLEWFDHHGHVCIVFELLGLSTYDFIKENSFLPFHINDIRNMAYQICQSINFLHHNKLTHTDLKPENILFVESDYIVKYNAKMKRDERTLKNTDIKVVDFGSATFDDEHHSTLVSTRHYRAPEVILALGWSQPCDVWSIGCILIEYYLGFTVFQTHDSKEHLAMMERILGPLPTHMIKKSRKHYFHHDQLDWDEHSSAGRYVRRRCKPLKEFMHCQDTDHQSLFDLVRRMLEYDPAKRITLDEALQHPFFDPLNK, encoded by the exons ATGTACCTGTTTGAACAAAGAATTCCTGCACCTAACATCCAGCAAGAgaagctg TGGGAGATGAGGCATTCAAAGCAATCTCATTGTCCTGAGTGGGAcgacaggaggagctgggatcagaggaagcacagcagcagccgcaAGCGCAGAAAGAGGTCCCACAGCAGCGGCCAGGAGAGCAAGCACTATAAACCCAGTCGCATTTCAGAAAG GAGAGGAATGCATGTAGCAGttaaaatagtgaaaaatgTTGGTCGATACCGGGAGGCAGCCCGTTCAGAAATACAGGTGTTGGAACACTTGAACAACATGGATCCAAGCAGCAATTT CCGCTGTGTCCAGATGCTGGAGTGGTTTGATCACCATGGCCATGTCTGTATTGTTTTTGAGCTACTGGGACTCAGTACTTATGACTTTATTAAGGAAAACAGCTTTCTGCCATTTCATATTAATGACATTAGAAACATGGCCTATCAAATTTGTCAGTCTATAAACT TTCTACACCATAATAAACTAACTCACACAGATTTAAAGCCTGAAAATATCTTGTTTGTGGAGTCTGATTACATAGTGAAGTACAATGCCAAAATG AAACGAGATGAACGCACTTTGAAAAACACAGACATCAAAGTTGTTGATTTTGGAAGTGCGACTTTTGATGATGAGCATCATAGCACATTAGTGTCTACCAGACATTATAGAGCTCCTGAGGTTATTTTAG CACTGGGATGGTCTCAGCCTTGTGATGTGTGGAGTATTGGTTGTATTCTGATTGAGTATTACCTGGGATTTACAGTGTTTCAG ACTCATGATAGTAAAGAACACCTGGCAATGATGGAAAGAATACTGGGGCCTCTGCCCACTCACATGATTAAGAAATCCAG aaaacattattttcaccATGACCAGTTGGACTGGgatgagcacagctctgctggccgGTACGTCAGGAGACGCTGTAAGCCTCTGAAG gaattcATGCATTGCCAAGACACAGATCATCAAAGTCTCTTTGACCTTGTTCGCAGAATGCTGGAATATGACCCAGCCAAAAGAATTACTCTTGATGAAGCCTTGCAGCATCCTTTTTTTGatccattaaataaataa